Proteins encoded by one window of Clostridia bacterium:
- the cmr6 gene encoding type III-B CRISPR module RAMP protein Cmr6, protein MIRVTRRYHLVEAGVKPTTNAGLWLDKYIRDQDRSSDARASLVEQVAAIRQPECYSVWFSRWKQCLEGSGASCRRATVTGRMAVGLGEDSVLETSIMLHHTLGVPYIPGTALKGLASSFARQWLGDDWQPGAASRAHSVMFGDSDSASYLTFFDAMPVPGTSRLLPDVMTVHHPDYYQTGNVPPADWDGPNPVPFLSADGVYLIALAGPEEWVTAAFDLLKHSLEIAGVGAKTSSGYGRLSLELGPPVPPVEPEQKEVADLIQQIEVLPNSAVAGSIHGIFEQWQRLEAEPEQKRRVAKAIIEKVKQAGRENKSRDKAWYRELLGALQ, encoded by the coding sequence GTGATTAGGGTGACAAGGCGGTATCATCTGGTTGAGGCGGGAGTGAAGCCAACAACCAACGCCGGGCTTTGGCTTGACAAGTATATCCGGGATCAGGATCGCTCGTCCGACGCCCGTGCGTCGCTTGTGGAGCAAGTGGCGGCGATACGGCAGCCCGAATGCTACTCTGTTTGGTTCAGTCGATGGAAGCAATGCCTCGAAGGGTCCGGAGCGAGTTGTAGACGCGCAACGGTCACAGGACGCATGGCCGTTGGGTTAGGCGAAGACAGCGTGCTCGAAACTTCCATCATGCTTCATCACACGCTGGGCGTCCCGTACATTCCCGGCACAGCCCTTAAAGGGCTGGCATCGTCTTTTGCCAGGCAATGGCTGGGTGACGACTGGCAGCCGGGGGCTGCGAGCCGTGCGCACTCTGTGATGTTCGGTGACTCCGATAGCGCCAGCTACCTCACTTTCTTTGACGCGATGCCGGTACCCGGAACAAGCAGGCTCCTTCCGGATGTGATGACGGTGCACCACCCGGACTACTATCAGACAGGAAACGTCCCGCCCGCGGATTGGGATGGCCCGAATCCTGTACCGTTTCTGTCTGCGGACGGTGTCTACCTGATTGCGCTGGCGGGACCGGAGGAGTGGGTTACGGCAGCGTTCGATCTCCTCAAGCACTCGCTGGAGATAGCTGGAGTAGGCGCCAAGACCAGCAGTGGCTACGGACGGCTCAGTTTGGAGCTCGGGCCACCTGTGCCGCCTGTCGAGCCGGAGCAGAAGGAGGTCGCTGATCTCATTCAGCAGATTGAGGTTCTGCCCAACTCGGCAGTTGCAGGCTCGATACACGGTATTTTCGAACAGTGGCAACGGCTGGAGGCCGAACCCGAGCAGAAGCGACGTGTTGCCAAAGCGATAATCGAAAAGGTCAAGCAGGCCGGACGCGAGAACAAGAGCAGGGATAAGGCGTGGTACAGAGAGCTGCTGGGGGCCCTGCAATAG
- the cmr4 gene encoding type III-B CRISPR module RAMP protein Cmr4 — MKSRLVFVHAISPLHAGTGQGVGVMDLPVAREKATGLPYLPGSSLKGVLRDACEDKEMRTAVFGPDPASDVAHAGSAAFSDLRLLLLPVRSVLGTFAWVTSPYVLRRFLRDADSAGVTDVPSEVPDVVEGHCFVSDAGSVIAEASKVLLEDLNLVSETSGNARRWAEWMGRQVFPDDSVWQTMLVQRLCIVSDDVLSFLLDTATEVFSRIRLQEDTKTVAKGGLWYEEALPAETVLSGIVAASPVKAAPEQVFATLGRLVQKPLQLGGKATVGRGLCRVTLGGGDQQ, encoded by the coding sequence ATGAAATCCCGTCTTGTGTTCGTTCATGCCATTTCGCCGCTGCATGCAGGAACCGGGCAAGGGGTGGGGGTAATGGATCTTCCTGTTGCGCGCGAGAAGGCCACAGGTCTGCCATATCTACCGGGGTCGTCTCTCAAGGGTGTGCTGCGTGATGCCTGTGAAGACAAGGAGATGCGTACCGCGGTTTTCGGCCCAGATCCGGCCAGCGACGTTGCGCATGCGGGGTCGGCGGCCTTCTCAGACCTTCGGCTGCTTCTTCTGCCGGTCCGGAGTGTGTTGGGAACGTTCGCATGGGTCACTTCACCTTACGTCCTTCGCCGTTTCCTTCGAGATGCGGACAGCGCAGGGGTGACCGATGTTCCTTCCGAAGTGCCTGATGTTGTAGAAGGACATTGCTTCGTGTCCGATGCTGGTTCTGTGATAGCGGAGGCGAGCAAGGTCCTGCTTGAGGACTTGAATTTGGTTTCTGAGACTAGCGGCAACGCCCGACGATGGGCGGAGTGGATGGGTCGACAGGTATTCCCCGACGATTCGGTATGGCAGACGATGCTGGTTCAGCGACTGTGCATTGTGAGCGACGATGTGCTGAGTTTCCTGCTTGACACAGCAACCGAAGTCTTCTCGCGGATAAGGCTTCAGGAAGATACCAAGACCGTGGCGAAGGGCGGGCTTTGGTACGAGGAAGCCCTACCTGCCGAAACAGTCCTTTCAGGCATTGTGGCCGCCTCTCCTGTCAAAGCCGCTCCCGAGCAGGTTTTCGCTACACTTGGCCGCCTGGTACAGAAACCGCTTCAGCTTGGTGGAAAAGCCACAGTCGGGAGGGGCCTCTGCCGCGTGACGCTTGGGGGAGGGGATCAGCAATGA
- the cmr1 gene encoding type III-B CRISPR module RAMP protein Cmr1, which produces MRRIPTDKEGTPISPPAVEPVLDSRVSGGRRIPLITQTRSYELITPLFGGGAKPGRADSDLVIRGSGIRGQLRFWWRACRGGKFGGDLRRMREAESRLWGAASTPSKPRVSQVELAVKVTRRGGPLTAFSLQSREGRAPVARSVAAVAHPYVAFPLQPEREAIRRDGTETTIHSLMGNVRFDLILTFPESERAEVEAALWAWETFGGVGGRTRRGFGALRLTSVDPKPSSETDQVATPQDIRLLIEEGLHRHVSDGEWPDGIPRFAKDPRMAVTQVFDSATQAWNHLAKRLCEFRQERYPRNPPLTPGRSKWPEPDEIRRLTGSSCYRHRDPISEVRKFPRAAFGLPIVFHFKDEAAGDPSTTTLQGGAEGCERLASPLILRPVACDGGGAVGLALVLEGTSVEQIPEGLVLKGDQREYSVQAMLTNQEAATIQPLHGDPNVLQVFLNSL; this is translated from the coding sequence ATGCGAAGGATTCCCACTGACAAAGAGGGTACACCGATCTCGCCGCCTGCGGTAGAACCTGTGTTAGATAGCCGAGTGTCGGGCGGCCGGCGGATTCCGTTGATAACTCAGACTCGAAGCTACGAGCTGATAACTCCTCTCTTCGGGGGCGGCGCCAAGCCTGGAAGGGCCGATTCGGACCTTGTGATCCGTGGCTCCGGAATCAGGGGGCAGCTGCGGTTTTGGTGGCGCGCGTGCCGGGGCGGGAAATTCGGCGGAGACTTGCGGAGAATGAGAGAAGCTGAGAGCAGGCTGTGGGGCGCGGCCAGCACCCCTAGCAAGCCGAGGGTTTCACAGGTGGAGTTGGCTGTGAAGGTGACTCGCAGAGGCGGACCTCTGACGGCATTCAGTCTTCAGTCCAGAGAAGGACGTGCGCCCGTGGCGAGATCTGTGGCTGCGGTTGCTCACCCGTATGTAGCGTTTCCGTTGCAGCCTGAGAGGGAAGCCATTAGGCGCGACGGCACGGAGACCACAATACACTCGCTCATGGGCAATGTGAGATTCGATTTGATTCTCACCTTCCCCGAGAGTGAGCGGGCAGAGGTCGAAGCTGCACTCTGGGCTTGGGAGACTTTTGGAGGGGTTGGTGGGCGGACCAGGCGAGGGTTCGGCGCATTGAGATTGACTTCTGTTGATCCTAAGCCTAGTTCTGAAACGGATCAGGTTGCTACACCGCAAGATATTAGGCTCCTCATTGAGGAAGGATTGCATCGACATGTTTCAGATGGCGAGTGGCCTGACGGGATTCCGCGTTTTGCCAAAGACCCGCGAATGGCAGTAACCCAGGTTTTCGACAGCGCCACGCAAGCGTGGAATCACCTGGCCAAACGACTGTGCGAGTTTCGCCAGGAGCGCTACCCACGCAATCCCCCCCTTACGCCCGGGCGCAGCAAATGGCCAGAACCGGATGAGATAAGAAGGCTAACAGGTAGCAGCTGTTATAGGCATAGGGATCCCATCTCAGAAGTACGGAAATTCCCCCGTGCAGCCTTCGGGCTTCCTATTGTGTTCCATTTCAAGGATGAGGCAGCGGGCGACCCTTCTACGACAACCCTGCAGGGCGGCGCCGAAGGCTGCGAGCGTCTTGCCAGCCCTCTGATACTGCGCCCGGTGGCGTGTGATGGAGGGGGAGCCGTCGGCCTCGCATTGGTTCTTGAAGGAACGAGTGTCGAACAGATCCCAGAGGGGCTGGTATTGAAAGGCGATCAGAGAGAGTACAGTGTGCAGGCAATGCTCACGAATCAAGAAGCCGCTACAATTCAGCCGCTGCATGGGGACCCGAACGTTCTGCAGGTCTTTCTGAATTCTCTGTGA
- a CDS encoding type III-B CRISPR module-associated protein Cmr3, whose product MTVWVIEARDPLIFRDGRPFDAVPGTRAVSLPFPFPSTTAGALRTRAGQDGEGRFQKDAISWVKQIAVHGPLLVELDKNTGDIARWLVHSPSDALLLEPEPPDGARAALKRLVPLEAPPDVHTDLPEGLSLVGMPKPDFRKPIKKAPRYWYWEAFEEWLVNPEDQSVDLEGIGHDGPTREARVHVGIDPETGAADVEKGALFQTRGLEFTRPRGGSNPGDAHRLALAVATETLNLPDGLGFLGGERRLAVWRKSDSSLPACPDRLKSHIRRNRHCRVVLLTDAHFETGWRPTWLLNQIDGVTPGLKAIAIGRPHVVSGWDMAERGPKPARRLAPAGTVLFLELSGDDDAIDRWVDRIWLSPVSDGEQDRLDGFGLAALGVWYGTLQRMEV is encoded by the coding sequence ATGACTGTTTGGGTTATCGAAGCTCGAGACCCGCTCATCTTCCGCGATGGTCGCCCATTTGACGCAGTGCCCGGAACCAGAGCGGTGTCTCTGCCCTTTCCGTTTCCCTCAACAACCGCCGGGGCATTAAGGACCAGAGCAGGTCAGGATGGAGAGGGGCGGTTTCAGAAGGACGCCATCTCATGGGTGAAGCAGATTGCCGTTCATGGCCCGCTCCTCGTTGAACTTGACAAGAACACAGGCGATATCGCGCGTTGGCTAGTTCATTCGCCATCAGATGCGTTGCTGCTGGAGCCGGAACCGCCTGATGGCGCGCGGGCAGCGCTGAAGCGGCTAGTCCCTCTTGAAGCTCCTCCCGATGTGCACACCGACCTTCCAGAGGGTCTCTCGCTTGTGGGAATGCCGAAGCCCGATTTCCGAAAGCCCATTAAGAAAGCGCCGCGTTACTGGTACTGGGAAGCCTTTGAAGAGTGGCTTGTGAACCCGGAGGATCAGAGTGTCGATCTTGAGGGCATCGGACATGACGGACCCACGCGAGAAGCTCGGGTGCACGTCGGCATAGACCCCGAGACCGGAGCCGCGGACGTGGAGAAAGGGGCTCTCTTTCAGACGAGAGGACTGGAGTTCACCAGACCCAGGGGCGGGTCGAATCCCGGCGACGCGCATAGGTTGGCGCTGGCAGTGGCCACCGAAACGCTCAATCTCCCAGACGGACTGGGCTTTCTGGGCGGAGAACGACGGCTGGCCGTGTGGCGGAAGAGCGACTCGTCCTTGCCGGCATGCCCGGACCGGCTGAAGAGCCACATACGCCGAAACCGCCATTGCAGGGTGGTACTCCTGACGGACGCTCATTTCGAGACGGGGTGGAGACCGACATGGCTTCTCAACCAGATCGACGGAGTCACTCCCGGGCTGAAGGCGATTGCCATAGGAAGGCCGCACGTTGTATCCGGATGGGACATGGCAGAGAGAGGCCCGAAACCTGCTCGGCGGCTTGCCCCGGCGGGAACTGTCCTATTCCTTGAGCTGAGTGGCGATGACGACGCCATTGACAGATGGGTCGACAGGATCTGGTTGTCGCCTGTCAGCGACGGAGAGCAGGATCGCCTCGATGGATTTGGGCTTGCTGCGCTTGGAGTTTGGTATGGGACACTCCAGCGAATGGAGGTGTAG
- a CDS encoding DUF1887 family CARF protein: protein MDNRRVMISLVGEQPIANLLPVLCLQPHHAVLVCTSWTRPVADKLRSILEEQTTEHGVPVKCTIEEVGPYDIVDIEARISKLIGEQSWTPDEVLFNLTGGTKTMAIAAYRLAESHGTPFCYLISEGNGNKIHTYRVSSEQGLEFLGEATVGATLDIDLHLRAHFGGYEEGLPKDGFELMVYKALQPEFDEVKASVRPHSYGNLEIDLVLRRGNGVGIVEVKSGGKAREKRGVEQIIAAGEQRFLGVYTKKILVLDREYGSDNLKLAQAHGITVIELPSAQTGALSPEDEQLLLASMRKQLGA, encoded by the coding sequence GTGGACAATCGCAGGGTGATGATCTCTCTAGTGGGAGAGCAACCTATTGCTAATCTGCTGCCAGTACTCTGTCTGCAACCTCATCATGCGGTTCTGGTCTGTACGTCCTGGACGAGGCCAGTTGCTGACAAGTTGCGTTCCATCCTGGAGGAACAAACCACTGAACATGGTGTTCCGGTCAAGTGCACAATTGAGGAAGTCGGCCCCTATGACATAGTTGATATCGAAGCAAGGATAAGCAAGCTCATTGGCGAGCAGTCTTGGACGCCGGACGAGGTCTTGTTCAACCTCACGGGCGGCACCAAGACTATGGCCATTGCGGCCTATCGCCTAGCCGAGTCGCATGGCACTCCGTTCTGTTACCTAATAAGTGAGGGGAACGGCAACAAGATACACACGTATCGTGTCAGTTCTGAACAGGGCCTTGAATTCCTCGGAGAAGCAACGGTGGGGGCAACTCTTGACATCGACCTCCACCTCAGAGCCCACTTTGGCGGTTATGAAGAAGGCCTGCCCAAAGATGGGTTCGAGCTGATGGTCTATAAAGCGCTGCAGCCTGAATTCGATGAGGTAAAGGCTTCTGTGAGGCCGCATTCATACGGGAATCTAGAGATCGACCTGGTGCTGCGCCGGGGTAATGGCGTCGGCATAGTTGAAGTCAAGAGCGGCGGCAAGGCGAGGGAGAAAAGGGGAGTCGAGCAGATAATCGCCGCTGGAGAACAGCGCTTCTTGGGTGTGTACACCAAGAAGATTCTCGTACTGGATAGGGAGTATGGCTCCGATAATCTCAAGCTTGCACAGGCCCATGGAATAACTGTGATTGAGCTTCCTTCGGCTCAAACAGGCGCGTTGTCCCCTGAAGACGAACAGTTACTGCTCGCATCAATGCGAAAGCAATTGGGAGCGTAG
- the cas10 gene encoding type III-B CRISPR-associated protein Cas10/Cmr2, translated as MDEVHLVVFHVGPVQEFIASARRSRDLWFGSWLLSELSKAAAEAIVERSGGDIEWSLIFPAPQSLSELRLDNFNAANRIVARTREDPAKLGEAVRIRVLERLREISDEAFDRVGKAAEFDRATAQLQVDDLLELFWVSCPIRDDYAGARTQAEALMAARKATRDFAPSKWGSSEEKSSLDGLRESVIPRDAYRTMSGEELRQSYGVRRGERLCGVGLLKRHGRRGQGDRFFSTSHVAAMPMLERLNERHRGAVEEYVGRLRQLGIGSDGLDTAPVKDPVFGYNDGHLLYLERLAEFFDGDKLRQAQEALGRFLDRAFGGAGPGPYYALLHADGDHMGQIIAEQRTIEQHRALSRAASLFARRVEPIVSRFRGSLIYAGGDDVLALLPLHSALECARTLADAFREQMAGFAIADTKSGKAVHPTLSVGLAVVHHLEPLSEALELVREAESYAKSVKGKNALAVTLSKRAGSERTVGGTWGSFDRRLEWFIELHRNEEIPAELGYELRSLAMELEGAGEGPDNLLQRVLSSEVKRILSRKRAERGSREVSEDVIRRLVDILTQDGLPVDHLADELIIARELASTPKPAAASSPDASSGEGEKK; from the coding sequence ATGGACGAAGTGCACCTAGTCGTGTTTCACGTCGGCCCGGTCCAGGAGTTTATCGCCTCTGCTCGCCGCAGCCGGGATTTGTGGTTTGGCTCATGGCTGCTGAGCGAGCTGAGCAAGGCCGCCGCAGAGGCAATCGTGGAGCGCAGCGGCGGGGATATCGAATGGAGCCTGATCTTCCCGGCGCCGCAGAGCCTATCCGAACTGCGCCTTGACAACTTCAATGCCGCAAACAGAATCGTTGCCAGAACTAGAGAAGACCCCGCAAAGCTGGGAGAGGCCGTTCGCATCCGAGTGCTGGAACGATTGCGGGAGATCAGTGATGAAGCGTTCGACAGGGTCGGGAAGGCAGCCGAGTTCGATCGCGCAACGGCGCAACTGCAAGTTGATGACTTGCTGGAGCTGTTCTGGGTTTCGTGTCCGATCAGAGATGACTATGCCGGGGCCCGCACACAGGCTGAGGCCCTGATGGCCGCAAGGAAGGCAACCCGGGACTTCGCCCCATCAAAATGGGGGAGTTCGGAGGAGAAGTCTTCTCTGGATGGATTGCGTGAATCGGTGATCCCGAGGGACGCCTACCGAACGATGAGCGGGGAGGAGCTTCGGCAAAGCTACGGGGTGCGCCGAGGGGAGAGGCTGTGCGGAGTAGGACTGCTAAAGCGACATGGCAGACGTGGACAAGGCGACCGTTTCTTCAGCACGTCGCATGTTGCGGCAATGCCCATGCTGGAACGGCTCAACGAGAGGCATCGAGGCGCAGTCGAAGAGTATGTCGGTCGCCTGAGACAACTGGGGATAGGCTCTGATGGTCTTGACACTGCCCCTGTGAAGGACCCTGTCTTCGGCTATAACGACGGTCATCTGCTGTATCTTGAGCGGTTGGCAGAATTCTTTGACGGTGACAAGCTCCGGCAGGCACAGGAAGCGCTGGGCCGGTTCCTAGATCGAGCCTTTGGCGGCGCCGGCCCCGGCCCTTACTATGCGCTGTTGCACGCTGACGGCGACCATATGGGGCAGATCATCGCCGAGCAGCGAACCATCGAGCAGCACAGAGCCCTGTCCCGAGCGGCCAGCCTATTTGCCAGGCGCGTCGAACCTATTGTGAGCCGATTCAGAGGGTCCCTGATCTACGCCGGGGGAGACGACGTGTTGGCGTTGCTTCCTCTGCACAGTGCGCTCGAGTGCGCGAGAACTCTGGCTGATGCCTTCCGCGAGCAGATGGCTGGTTTCGCCATCGCGGACACGAAGAGCGGGAAGGCCGTCCACCCTACGTTATCTGTGGGACTTGCTGTGGTGCATCATCTCGAGCCGCTTTCGGAAGCCCTGGAGCTGGTCCGCGAAGCTGAATCGTACGCGAAATCCGTGAAGGGGAAAAACGCATTGGCCGTAACTCTGAGCAAACGAGCTGGTTCGGAGCGGACCGTGGGGGGAACATGGGGATCATTCGACCGGAGGCTGGAGTGGTTCATAGAATTGCACCGCAATGAGGAGATACCTGCTGAGCTAGGCTACGAACTGCGCTCTTTGGCTATGGAACTTGAGGGCGCGGGGGAAGGCCCCGACAACTTGCTACAGCGTGTGCTGTCTTCTGAGGTTAAGCGCATCTTGAGTCGCAAGAGGGCTGAACGTGGTTCGAGAGAAGTCAGTGAAGACGTAATCCGAAGGCTGGTCGACATCCTGACCCAGGACGGCCTGCCAGTTGATCATTTGGCCGACGAGCTGATCATCGCACGTGAACTCGCGTCGACTCCTAAGCCAGCTGCTGCGTCCTCGCCAGATGCATCATCCGGAGAGGGGGAGAAGAAATGA
- the cas2 gene encoding CRISPR-associated endonuclease Cas2 has product MRRRFIVCYDISDPKRLRKMFRKMRGFGDPLQKSVFTCDLSIKERAQMMKAIARIIDPSDDSVLIIDTGALDAKRESLEYMGKDIMPDEGRAAVIV; this is encoded by the coding sequence ATGAGGCGAAGGTTTATCGTATGCTACGATATATCGGACCCCAAACGCCTGCGGAAGATGTTCCGCAAGATGCGAGGGTTCGGCGATCCGTTGCAGAAATCCGTGTTCACATGCGATCTTTCGATCAAGGAGCGCGCCCAGATGATGAAAGCCATCGCGAGGATCATCGACCCCAGCGACGATTCGGTGCTCATAATCGACACCGGCGCGCTCGATGCCAAACGCGAGTCGTTGGAGTACATGGGGAAAGACATCATGCCGGACGAAGGACGTGCGGCGGTCATTGTATGA
- the cmr5 gene encoding type III-B CRISPR module-associated protein Cmr5, with product MRTKAQEYALGIFPQVSGMSDDGQQARAKYGSMAHKLPVLIRTAGLAQALGFVESRGTPEQKKLIEHISEAIGVPNMCERSRKAELHEYMALTRDVMAALVWYKRFATSVLGVQSDVDEEDAGD from the coding sequence ATGAGAACCAAGGCCCAAGAGTACGCTTTGGGGATATTCCCGCAGGTTTCAGGGATGTCGGACGATGGACAACAGGCTCGCGCCAAGTACGGCTCAATGGCCCATAAGCTGCCGGTTCTGATTCGCACGGCAGGGTTGGCCCAGGCGCTTGGTTTCGTCGAATCCAGGGGGACCCCCGAGCAGAAGAAGCTTATCGAGCATATCTCCGAGGCTATCGGTGTACCAAACATGTGTGAACGCAGCCGCAAGGCCGAATTGCATGAGTACATGGCGCTGACCAGGGATGTTATGGCAGCCCTCGTCTGGTACAAACGGTTTGCCACGTCAGTGCTCGGAGTTCAGTCGGACGTGGATGAGGAAGATGCAGGTGATTAG